AGTTAAGCGAGAACTCCGTCGAGACCCAAGTATTTCATCACGCCGGTGAGGGGCATGTAGAACTCGCTAGAAATGCCGACCTCATGGTGCTGGCGCCGGCCACGGCCGACCTTCTAGCGAGGGCGCGGTTCGGCCTGGCGAATGACCTCCTAACCACGACTTTGCTTGCTACCTCGGCTCCGATAATCGCGTTTCCGGCGATGCACACCAACATGTGGTTGAACCCAGCCACGAAAGAGAACGTTTCGGTTCTTCGGTCCCGCGGGTGGACAATCGTTGATCCGGAGAGCGGAGCTTTGAGTTCCGGCGATAGCGGTCCAGGCCGACTGCCCGAACCCGAGTTCATCGTGCGAATGGTGGCTGACCTTGTGAGAGATCAACAAGCCTCCGGTGTTCTTGAAGGCAAGCGTTTGATCATCACGGCTGGAGGGACCAGGGAAGCCTTAGACCCCGTACGTTTTCTTGGCAATAGATCCAGCGGTCGTCAGGGGGTGGCGCTGGCGGAGGAAGCCGCCAGGCGAGGGGCCGAGGTGATTCTGATTGCAGGAGCCGTTGAGGTCCCGCTTCCTGAGCCAGGCCCCAAAATGACGGTTTTGCGGGCAGTATCAGCTTCAGAGATGCTGCGGGTTGTTCAGGATAACTTGCACGGAAGCGATAGCTTGATTATGTGCGCCGCAGTGGGTGATTTCGCTCCTGAGCAGGCATCAGAGACGAAAATCAAGAAGAACGAAGACGGCGGTGCTCTGGTACTGAATCTGGTGCAGAACCCCGATATTCTCAGGGAGATTTCTACCTCTGCTCTCCGCCCGAGCGTCTTGGTCGGCTTCGGAGCTGAGACGGGTGATTCGGCCGCCGTGCGGCAACTGGGTAGCCAAAAGGCGATTCGGAAGGGCGCGGACCTGTTGACGGTGAACCGCGTTGGAAACGAAGCCGGATTCGGTGACGTTGACTCCGAGTTCTTCTATTTCGACTCGGCCGGACAGCAGGTCGGATCTGCCCGCGGATCGAAAACACTGCTTGCCTCCGATCTGCTTGACCGCGTTGAGGAGCTTCTTGAGAAGGGAACTCAGGGTTGATTCAATCCACTCAGCCATTCACTTCGGAATCGGTCACGGAGGGACACCCAGACAAGGTCTGTGACCGTATCTCGGATTCTGTTCTGGACGCTGTCCTTGCGCAAGATTCGCAGGCTCGGGTTGCAGTCGAAGTCGTTGGCACCAAGGGCCTCATCCACGTCGTCGGTGAATTGACGACCGAGGCGTACGTCGAGATTCCACAGATTGTGCGTGAAGAGGTCCTGCGTATCGGATACGACTCGCAACAGGCGGGATTCGACGGCAATAGTTGTGGCGTGTCAGTCTCTATCGGGCAGCAGAGTCCCGACATCTCGGGGTCGGTGACCGAGTCACTAGAGTTGCGCCGTGATTCAAACGCGGATATTCGGGATCAGCAGGGAGCTGGCGACCAAGGAATCATGTTTGGATTCGCCTGCGATGAGACCCCGGACTTGATGCCAGCGCCGATTTGGTTGGCCCATCGCCTGGCGCGAAAGCTCTCTGATGTTCGCCGATCGCCGGGCAACCCGGGGCTACTTCCTGACGGGAAGACACAGGTGACATTGCGCTATGCAGACGGTATCCCCGTTGCGGTCGACACGATTGTGGTCTCTACTCAACACCTTGAATCCATCGCTCAGGTAGACCTGGAGGAAGCCGTACGTAGTTTGGTGGTCGATTCGGTGCTCGCCGAGAGCGGTCTGGATCTGGACACGTCTGAAATACGGGTGCTGGTGAACCCCTCGGGTCGATTCGTTCTAGGCGGTCCGGCAGCCGATGCCGGGCTGACGGGCCGCAAAATCATTGTTGACTCGTACGGGGGAAGCGCGCCACATGGAGGTGGAGCATTCTCGGGTAAGGATCCCTCCAAAGTCGATCGTAGTGGGACGTACGCTGCACGCTGGGTCGCTAAGAACGTCGTTGCCGCGGGATTGGCAAAGAGATGTGAGATTCAGCTGTCATATGCCATTGGAAGCGCTAGACCCGTCTCTATTGCGGTTGATACCCGCGGAACCGGAATCATCCCGGACTCGGAACTGTCCAAGATCGTGCAGGACACCTTCGATCTTCGCCCACGCGGCATAATCGAAGACCTCGGTCTTCTCAACACAGAGAAAATCAAATACCAGAATACGGCCGCATACGGACATTTTGGACGCGAAGAGTTTCCTTGGGAGTCACTGGAGCGCGTTCCTGAACTGCGCTCCGCAGCAGGGATCTGACGCCCGTGATCGCCCTGGTCGCCATCGATCTTGACGTTCCCCATCTTGACCATCCATTCGAGTACTCGATTCCGGAGGGTCTTGAGGTGGGCGTGGGATCACGAGTGAGCGTCAACTTTGCCGGTCGGCGTCAATATGGATGGGTGACTGGTCTGACAGATACTTCTGCATCGGGACGGAGCCTGCAACCGATTAGACGCGTTGTCGGGCCATTTCCACTCGTAACTTCAGGGGTGATCAGAACTGCCGAGTATCTCTCGGCGCGGTACGCGACCAACTTGAAGCAGATACTCTCGTTTGCCATTCCGACTCGAAGAGCGAGCGTGGAGAAAGAGTTCGGGGAACAGATCGCGCCCGAGTTCCCCGACAAGAAGGTCGTTCCGAGACGCCTGGTAACTTCGCTTTACCCGGGCCAAATGCTTTCCGCTATCGAGTCGGCGACGCGGGAAAGGGAGAAGCGAGAGATCGTTGCTGTAGTTGTCCCGACCTCAGCGGCAGCCCGAAGGGTTGAGAAGTACTTGGAGGCGGCACTCCCGGAGTTGCGGATAGCCCTCGCAGACGCGGAGCAGTCTGATGCCCAGCGGTATCGGGTGCACCTGCGGGCCCTGGCTGGCGAAGTTGATGTGGTTGTCGGGACTCGGTCGGCAGTCTGGACCCCGATGCCAGCGGGTGGTGCGATTGTTGTCTGGGACGATGGTGATGACCGGCTTAAGGAGCGGCGCTCGCCTCGGTTCGACGCGCTTGATGTTGCGGTGGCACGCTCCCATGTTGAACGAGTCCGCCTACTGTGCGCCTCCTACGCCCGCTCGGTTAAGGCACAGGCTCTGGTTGAATCCAGCTGGGCCCAGGACACCTCACCTGATCGAGCGCTCGGTCTTACACTGATTCCTCGAACCCGGGTCTTTGACTGGGCCGATGCTGGCAGAGAGGGAGCCTCGGGCTACTCACGACTACCTGACTCCGCGTACCGAGTTATTCGGGAAGGACTGACGACAGGGCGCCCTGTGCTGGTCCAAGTGGCCTCCGCCGGCTATGCGACGGAGGTTCAATGCCCTCTTTGTCACCTCCCAAGGGATGCGGAACCAAATGAGTGTCCCCATCCTTCGCACGAGTGGGGGGCGCGTCTCAGAATCGGCTCTGATCGGATCAGGGACGAGTTACAAAGAGCGTTCCTTGATTTCCCCGTTGTCGCCTCCTCATCAACCGCAGGAATCATCGACGAGGTGGAAGCGAGTCCGAGAATCGTTGTCGCCACCACCTCTTCGGAGCCGCACGTAAAAGGCGGCTACGGTTCAATTGTGATTGCGGAGGCTGAATCCGTTGTGTACACGGACTCCCTGGATGCTCAGCTGGAAGCAGAACGACGTTGGATGGGCGCGCTGGCTCTTTCTGCCCCCAGAGCACCCGCCATTATTGTGGGAACTCTTCCTGAATCCCTGGAGCAGTCAATCGTCCGCTGGCAACCAGAGATTCTCGCGGTAGAGGAGCTACGGACTCGCACTGAGCTTGGCTTTCCCCCAAGCCGTTGGCTGGTTAGCGTCACAGGTGAACCACAGGCGGTCGAAGAGGCCGCTGATGCGGTTCACCATGTTGCCAATCGGGCGGAGGCATGCCAGCCAAAAGACTCGGAGGCATCGATTGCCGTCGTCAGTCTCTCTTCGCCGTATCGCGAGGAGGGAAAAACTGTTCGTCGTCTTATTGCATCGAGCGCCCCACGAATGACCGGCCAGCTAATGAGCGCTTTGAGGCAGGTACAGATCGACCGATCAAAGAATGGAATGGCTCTTTTGCTGATCGAAGTAAACCCCAGCCAGGTGGCTGATAGCTCCTAGTGCCCCGCGTCAACTAACCGTTGGCGCGTTGAACCTCTAAGCTGGAACGGTGCGAATCGTCTTTGCTGGAACTCCTAAAGTTGCTCTTCCAACGTTGCTTGCCCTGATACATTCAGAACATGAGGTCGTCGGAGTAATTACCCGACCGCCAGCCGCCCAGGGTCGTTCGAGGAAACTGGTTGATTCACCGGTGGGGGCGTTTGCAAAACAAGAGGGCCTGAATCTGCGCGAAACATCCCGGCCCGGGTCCGAAGAAGATCTGCGTTGGCTGACGGACCTGCGTGCCGATGCGGGGGTCGTAGTTGCGTACGGGGCACTTCTTACTCCTGCTGTCCTTGATAGCACACGGCTAGGCTGGGTTAATCTCCATTTCTCATCACTTCCCGACCTGCGAGGAGCCGCGCCAGTTCAGCGAGCGATCCTTCGTGGTGATACAACGATCGGAACCACCGTCTTCCTCCTGGATCCGGGCATGGATTCCGGACCGATTATCGAGACACAGAAGCACCGGACGACCGCCTGCGCTTCGTCGGGAGAGGTACTTGAGGAACTATCTGAGATCGGGTCCACTCAAGTGGTCTCTGCGCTGACGAAGCTTCAGACGTCCGGGTATGTTCCAACCCCCCAGGACACGGGGCCTGATGACTCCTTTGTAACCCTGGCGCCAAAACTTAGTAGGCAAGACGGATTCATCAGCTTTGAAGAGTCCGCCGAAAACACGGTGAATAGAATCAGAGCGGTGACGCCGGCTCCGGGAGCATGGACCCTAGATGCCACGAGAAAACCAATGAAGCTGAGGGGCGCCACACTGAGCGATCAGACTTTGTTGGCGCCCGGGCAGACCATGGTCGTCGGACAGCTACTTAAAGTCGGCACCTCCGACACAGATATTGTCCTCTCAGAGGTGGCTCCCGCTGGGAAGTCTTGGATGCGCGGGGCCGACTGGGCGCGGGGAGCAAGAATGACCGAAGATGATCGACTTGGTGGGGTTGGGAGAGTGTAGTGAACGGGGACAGACAAAAGAGGCATAGGGAGTCGAAGAGTGTTGATGCTCCTCGATTGCTCGCCGCCCGGGCGTTGGTATCGATCGACGAAGACGGTCAGTTTGCGAACTTGCTTCTTCCTAGAATGCTCCGCGAAGAGCAGTCGTCTAACCCACGGTTTTCGCCGCAGGACGCGGCATTTGTTAGTGAACTGGTCTATGGAACCACCCGGCGTCAGCGAACACTAGACCAGATTCTTACGCCTCTTTCGACCAAGCCTTTGGCCGAATTGGATGCACCGGTACGAGCATGCCTTCGTTTGGGTGCCTATCAGTTGATGTACATGAGGGTTCCCGACCACGCGGCGGTATCCGAGACCGTCTCGGTGGCGCGAGAACTATCGGGAGAAGGTCCAAGCAAAACTGTGAACGCCGTACTGCGTTCCCTACTCAGACTCGGGACGGATGAGGCTCTGGCCCGGGCAGTGGACAGCGTTCCACGGCAGTATCGGGTCGGGGTCGAACAGTCACATCCCGACTGGATCGTGGATGCATTTCGGGAATCGTTGCGTCTGCGTGGCTTTCCGGAAGCGACCCTGGCCGAGGCGCTTGAGGCAAACAACACGGCAGCTCAGGTAACGCTTGCCGCCCGTCCAGGGTTAGTAGATCCTCAAGATTTGGCTGAGGAAGCTGAGGACGTTCTGCGCGTTAGTGCACACCAGGGAAACCTTGCGGAGACATCCGTGATTCTGGGCGGGGGTGATCCCGGCGCGCTTCCTTCGCTCAGATCAGGAGATGCGGGGGTACAGGACGAAGGCTCGCAGTTTGCAGCGTTACTGCTTGCGAACGCCCCTCTAGGTGCGGGATCGGACAGTAGATGGCTCGACCTCTGTGCCGGTCCCGGAGGCAAGGCGGCACTACTAGCAGCAGTTGCGAAGGAACGGGGCGCCACCGTGACAGCCAACGAGGTTAGTCCCCGTCGTGCCCGGCTTGTTGAACGTTCTGCACAGGCGCTAGACAATGTCACTGTTACCGTACAAGACGGACGAGAGATTCTTGGTGAAGGCATCTATGACCGAGTTTTGGTTGATGCCCCATGCCTAGGTTTGGGTTCCTTGCGCAGACGTCCAGAGTCCAGATGGCGACACAGCGAAAGTGATCTTGACGAGCTACTCCCACTGCAACGAGGACTTCTTGATGCCGGTATCCGCCTGGCGCGCCCGGGGGGCGTGATCGCTTGGGTGACTTGTTCACCGCACCGGAGTGAGACCGTCGACCAGGTCGCCCGAGTGCTAGAGAGCGGACAGGTGACCCTGTTGGACGTTTACGATGTGGCAGCTTGTCTCACCCCCGAAGACCTACGAGCTACCGGGGTCATCCCGGAGGGTCTGGCTCCGACCACACGAACCGTTCTGCAACGCTCACTGCAGCTCTGGCCACATATCCATAAGACCGATGCAATGTACATTGCACTCCTCAAAAAGGAAGAAGCTAAGTAGAAATGACCAACGGCCGTCAAGTAAAGATCGCTCCCTCGATTCTGTCAGCCAATATCGGAAGACTCGACGATGAGATACTCCGGGTTGCAAACGCTGACCTAGTACACGTTGACGTCATGGACGGACACTTCGTTCCGAACCTCACCTGGGGTCTTCCAGTGGCGAAGGTATGCGTTGACCAGGGGGTGCTCCCAGTGGATGCACACTTGATGATCGAAGATGCGGACAGATGGGCCCCAAAGTATTCGGACCTGGGGTGTGCCAGCGTGACCTTCCACGCCGAGGCGGCCACCGCTCCCATAACACTGGCACGGAATCTTCGCGCAGCGGGGTCCCGGGCGGCAGTAGGTTTCAGGCCAACCACGCCGGTCGAGGGGTATCTTCCGTATCTCTCGGAGTTTGACATGGTGCTAATCATGACCGTTGAACCAGGTTTCGGGGGCCAGCGGTTTCTGGAACCAGCACTCGAGAAGATCCGCCTTGTGCGCAAGACGGCAGACGAGATGGGCCTCGACCTAGACATTCAGGTTGATGGCGGCATTGACCGGAAGACGATCGCCCGGGTTGCGGAGGCTGGTGCAAACGTGTTTGTCGCAGGTTCTGCGGTCTACGGATCTGCCGACCCAACAAAAGAAGTTGAAATCCTGCGCGAACTCGCCACGAGTGCCATGGAAAAGTAGGCTCGTCTGCCCCTGGTGAAATGACAGTTAACCTCCCTTGATCTTCGTGGCATAATCGAGAACAGCTTCGGGGTCGGTGAAAGTCCGAGCCGGCGGTCATAGTCCGCGACCCGTACGCAGTGCGGTTGAGCTGGTGGAACTCCAGCACCGACGGTTAAAGTCCGGATGGGAGAAGCGGTAGCGTCGCTCGACGCTGTCCTTGTGCACCCCGAGGCGGGGGAATGCATTGGGAACACTCACGCACAGGAAACACGAGAGCCGTCAGCTTGCGTGGACGGCTCCGGTGCTGTTCGCACTCTTGTTGATTGCGGCATGGTGGCTTGTAACTGCCTTTGCCGATATTGAGTCGTGGGTTTTCCCGTCTCCTCAGGCGTTCGTTCGCGCTGCCGGGCAGTTACTAACCGAGTCGTGGTTCTGGCAGCGTGTGGCCATCACCGCCGGAGAGGCGCTTGCGGGAGCCTTCCTTGGAACAGTAGTTGCAATTCCTCTTGCCTGGGTCATCTATCGTTCAAGTATCGTCCGCGCTGCAATTGAGCCTTTCTTAGGTGCAACGCAAGCTATCCCTGCGATTGCTTTGGCGCCCCTTCTGGTTCTGTGGATCGGGCACGGATTCGTCGCAATCGTCACCCTCTGCGCACTGATGGTTTTCTTCCCGGTACTGGTTTCGACAGTCGTTGGACTTCGAGGTTTGGATCCAGACGTGCTTGATGCTGCGGCGATCGACGGGGCGGATGGTCTTAGGCTGACCTGGTCCGTTGAAATGCCCATGGCGGCCCCGATAGTTCTGGCGGGCATACGAAATGGTTTCACCCTCTCGGTAACAGGTGCGGTTGTGGGCGAGATGGTCATGGGGGGCACCGGACTGGGCCAAGCTTTAGCCCAGCAGAGATACAACCTGGACACAGCGGGGATGTTTGTCACTGTTGGGGTTCTCTGTCTGCTCGCGATGACGCTGTACTCGCTGATCTACTCAGTTGAACGACGGATTAAGCGAGACACCCGCCCTAAGAATCGATACCGAACCGCGAGCGCCGAGCCGCAAACTGACTCTGCTAGTCAAGGAGATAGAAATGCCCGTTAGATCCGGAATGATACGCATCGGCTTGCTCGTTGTAGCCGCGCTGGCGGGGGCCTCCTCACTCGCTGCCTGTAGCACCGGTGGAGGCGAACAGAGTTCACAGGACCTTGTCGGGGCATCTGTCCCGATTGGACGGGGAGGTGAAGAAGTCACGATTGGCCTTACCTATGTCCCCAATGTTCAGTTTGCGCCCGTCTATGTTGCTGCGGCCGATGAGATCTTTCGCGCGGCCGAGGTCGGTCCGGTGATCCGACATCACGGAACGGACGAAGGCCTATTTACTGCCCTTACCTCAGGGGAAGAAGACGTGACAGTCGCGAGTGGGGATGAGGTTTTGCAGTCCAGGGCCGCCGGTTTGGACCTGGTTGCGATCGGCACCTACTACGACGAATACCCGGTTGCAGTCATCTCTAAGGCCGATAGCGGAATCGATAGTCTTGCGGACCTGAAGGGCAAGAGCATAGGCGTTCCGGGCGAGTTTGGTTCGAACTGGTTTGGCCTGTTGGCGGCACTGGATTATGCGGGACTAAACATTTCGGATGTAACGGTTGTCTCTGTCGGTTACACCCAGGCCGCTTCACTGGCAACAGATGCCGTGGATGCGGTTGTGGGATTCGTCAACTCGGATGCTGTGCAACTAGAGCAAATGGGAATCGAGACAACAGTGCTGCCTCTCTCGGACTTCGATGTCCCGCTGGTTGGTGCCACCATTGTCACTACCAGGGAGTGGCTAGAAGATCACCAGGAACTTGCTCGCTCGGTCGTCGAGGCAATAACCGCAGGGATGGACAGGGTCATCCAGAATCCGCAGCACGCGCTAGAGATTAGCGCCAACTGGGACCCGTCGCTGCGGCAGGGCGAAAATCGCGCAACAGCGGCTAGATTGCTGGAAGCCACGATTCCGCTATGGGAACGTTCAGACGGGAAAGCGTCTGCTGTTCAAGATATCGAAACTTGGAACCGAATGGCTCCGTTCCTCTCGGGCATTCTTGAGGTCCCTGAGTCCGCCATGGGAATAGATCAGGCGGTGACCAACGACTTCGCAAACTAGAGATGGTGCTTGGACAGTATCGGTTCTAGTCAGGCAATCGACGTACGCTACTGCTCATGAATACCTTTGAGGACATGTACCAGCAGATAGTCCAGAGAGCCAGTGAGCGACCCGACGGCTCGCGAACGGTTACTGAACTCGATGCTGGGGTCCACGCGATCGGCAAGAAGATTGTTGAGGAAGCTGCTGAGGTTTGGATGGCGGCTGAATACCAGAGTGACGCCGAACTGGCTGAAGAGGTATCACAGCTGATTTATCACACGCAGGTTCTGCTGGTTTCCAAGGGCTTGTCGCTCCAAGATGTCTATAAGTATCTCTGAGGCTCGAATGTTAAGAATTGCAGTACCCAATAAGGGATCCCTCTCCGAAGCCTCGGTGGATTTGCTCGCGGAAGCGGGCTACCGGACGAAGCGCCGCGGTCGCGAGCTAGTAATTGTTGACCCGCGGGGTGACACAGAAGTCTTCTTCCTTCGTCCTCGTGACATTGCGGTTTACGTGGCAGAGGGTCGAGTGCACGCTGGGATTACCGGACGTGATCTGGTTGCTGATTCACCGAGCGGTGCAATCGAGCTTATGGGACTCGGTTTTGGGCGTTCGCTCTTTCGCTTTGCGGCGCCGGTGGGCCTTGCCAGCCGCGTCGAGGATCTTGAGGGCAAACGAGTCGCGACCTCGTACGACAAACTCGTACGTGACTACCTGAGCGGACGTGGGGTGGAGGCGCAGGTAATCCATCTGGATGGGGCGGTCGAGTCTTCTATACAACTTGGGGTTGCCGACGCGATTGCGGATGTTGTTGAAACCGGGTCAACTTTGAAGGCCGCCGGACTCGAAGTTTTCGCGGATCCGATCATGGAATCTGAAGCAATTTTGATTACGGGTCAGCAGCACGAGGGTGAACCCCAACTAAGCGTTCTGGTGAATCGCATTCAGGGTGTGTTGGTTGCGCGGGATCATGTGTTGGTGGACTACAACATTGAACTCGACAACCTGTCCAAAGCCACACTGATTGCTCCCGGTTTAGAGTCGCCAACGGTGTCGCCTTTAGCTGAACAGAACTGGCGAGCCGTTAGAGTAGTAGTAGCTCGAAATGCCATGAATCAGGTCATGGATGAACTGCTCACAGTGGGCGCCAAAGGTATCATCGTCACTGAGCTCGCAGCTTCAAGACTCGGGTAGGAATCGATAGAAGGTCGGGGAGGCGCATTGTCTAAACGACGGGCAACAACCTCCCTGAGACTACTGATTCTTACTCTGAATCTGCTCAACACCGATCTGGGGTTGACCGCTGGCAGTCTAGTTAAGCGTGTCCCTGGCTACGAAACCGCAGACCCGGACTCTACGATGCGTAAGTTCGAGCGTGACCTGGCCACACTCCGTGAAACCGGGCTCGATGTCCAGACGCTATCTCAGCACACCCCGCCTCGATACCGGATTCCCCGTAGTGCCTATCAGGTTGGGGACTTGCTCACCGACGGTGAGTTTCAGTTATTGAGTCGGGCTGCGGCTTCCTGGACTGATGTTGCTGGGACGCAGGGTGGCGTAGTTACCAATAAGTTACGTGCCGTCAGTTCGCGTGGCCACGGGCCGACTGCTCCAAGTGCAACTCTGCCCCTCGAGGGCGGCGCCTACACGCCCACACTTCACGCTGCCATACTAAATTCTCAACCGGTTAGTTTTCGCTACCAGTCGCGAACCGGACTTGAAGAACGAGAGGTCGCGCCCTGGAACTTGATTGCCAGAGGAAATGCTCTTTATCTTTGGGGATTTGACCTGAATCGGTGGGACGCCCGCCTATTCAGGCTTTCGCGATTCCGCAGTGCTCCGGTGCTAATCGGTGAAAGGGAAGCAACCGTTCCCACGGGAGCTCTGGCACCCAGGGAATTCGACTACGACTCCTTCCTCGTTGAGCCGCTTCTGGCTGTGCGAAAGGGCGGTGCACCGTTGGTGCGGCTAAGGGCCTGCGTTCTCGACAGTTCAGATGAGTGGACTCTCCCGGAGGGCTGGGAATGTATGCGGGGGACGCGTGATGATGTCTCGGTATGGGAACTGGCAATTATGAGGGAGGCAGATTCCGTGGTTTTGCTGGAACCGGAGTTCCTCCGTGAGAGCCTACTAACCAATCTTGAGACCGCCGCCGAGTGGAAGTTCCAGCAAAGGAGTGAGGATGGCTGAGCAGAGTTCAGTTGGTCTGTCTCGGCTAGTTTCTCTCGCCCGTTTTATCGACGCTAACCCGGGTCTGACAGTGAGCGAAGTTGCCACTCATTTTGAGCGAACAGAAGAACAACTGAAGCGGGACCTTGCCGTTCTTCTTGAAGCCGGTTTTGATGACCTGCTGCCGGGCAGAACGCTCGAGTTCGACCACGACCAGTACGAGCACGCCGGTATCCTCTGTCTTCGCAGTCCACTCGGACTTGAACGAGGCGTAAAACTGACCAGCGCCGATCTTGCGATTCTTCTCTACGGCCTAGAGGCGATCGCACCGACTCTCACGGACGGAGAGATTGCCGATATTCCCGGAGCGATTTCGAAGGCCGCGGCCCTGGCCGGAATGACTGAGAGCGCTCCGCTTCCGTTCATCGACACCATTAACGAAGTGGTTTCCGGTGATAAGGTCCAGGTCTTGCGCGGGGTGATTGATCGCGGCCAGCGGGTCCAGTTTGACTACGTCAGCGGAAGTGGCGGCCGCTCAAGTAGACTCGCTCAGCCTGTCTCCCTCAGCTTTGTCCGCGATGGCTGGCTACTTGATGCCATAGATACCGAAGTCGGCTCAATGCGCTCCTTTCGTCTTGACCGAATGGGCGATCTGAGTATTTTCGG
The sequence above is a segment of the Actinomycetaceae bacterium MB13-C1-2 genome. Coding sequences within it:
- a CDS encoding WYL domain-containing protein; amino-acid sequence: MAEQSSVGLSRLVSLARFIDANPGLTVSEVATHFERTEEQLKRDLAVLLEAGFDDLLPGRTLEFDHDQYEHAGILCLRSPLGLERGVKLTSADLAILLYGLEAIAPTLTDGEIADIPGAISKAAALAGMTESAPLPFIDTINEVVSGDKVQVLRGVIDRGQRVQFDYVSGSGGRSSRLAQPVSLSFVRDGWLLDAIDTEVGSMRSFRLDRMGDLSIFGEGEVAKIRRESRDESETVFIDLDPSAAWVKSELTARRVQETPEAIKAEYAVWDRSWIRTEILTMANYVRGTDPAVFLDDAAEFATNAARTWRAVLDEPGKPKNGDYS
- a CDS encoding WYL domain-containing protein translates to MSKRRATTSLRLLILTLNLLNTDLGLTAGSLVKRVPGYETADPDSTMRKFERDLATLRETGLDVQTLSQHTPPRYRIPRSAYQVGDLLTDGEFQLLSRAAASWTDVAGTQGGVVTNKLRAVSSRGHGPTAPSATLPLEGGAYTPTLHAAILNSQPVSFRYQSRTGLEEREVAPWNLIARGNALYLWGFDLNRWDARLFRLSRFRSAPVLIGEREATVPTGALAPREFDYDSFLVEPLLAVRKGGAPLVRLRACVLDSSDEWTLPEGWECMRGTRDDVSVWELAIMREADSVVLLEPEFLRESLLTNLETAAEWKFQQRSEDG